One segment of Metallosphaera cuprina Ar-4 DNA contains the following:
- a CDS encoding MFS transporter — MSRSIVLLILVLGTLMAAVDSTVVLLALPTITTDLRTNLDLTIWTILIYLLVVAVMTTQLGRIGDLLGRSRMYNLGFGIFTLGSALCGLSPTAEALVAFRAIQALGASMLQANSGAIIADVFPPNERGKAYGFTSIGWNVGATLGIVVGGVLTTLVGWRYIFYINVPIGIAAVILGVRYVRDVQRAKAQKLDVPGMLLLLSGLSMITYGASDVAGRGINAFNGPLIGAGVIMIASMLIYERRAENPIIDLKAFQNRVLSFSILASFFQSMGYLSVVFVIIMYLQGIRGLSPLNASLLLVPGYVVASSLGPFAGRLSDKIGARIPASIGISMMMGAILVYLTLTLSSPLYVIIIASVIGGLGSAMFYPANNSAVMANARRGFYGGANGLLRTLANLGTLFSYVLALTVASLSIPRYVAFEVFLGTIDLVGGVAGSFLTGIKEALVVAFFILVIALVLSASRGKETRMERNEAKTSNLKA; from the coding sequence ATGAGTAGATCAATAGTTTTGCTAATACTTGTTTTAGGTACTTTAATGGCTGCGGTTGACTCCACGGTTGTCTTACTGGCCTTACCTACAATCACTACCGATCTGAGGACCAACCTTGATCTCACAATTTGGACGATCTTAATTTACCTTTTGGTAGTAGCCGTTATGACGACTCAGCTGGGTCGGATTGGAGATCTCCTCGGGAGGTCAAGGATGTACAACTTAGGATTCGGGATCTTCACTTTAGGTTCAGCGCTTTGTGGCCTATCGCCTACAGCGGAGGCGTTAGTTGCTTTTAGGGCAATACAAGCGTTAGGTGCTTCCATGCTTCAGGCCAACTCAGGGGCAATAATAGCAGACGTTTTCCCTCCCAATGAGAGAGGAAAGGCTTACGGCTTCACTTCAATAGGATGGAACGTAGGAGCAACTCTAGGTATAGTCGTAGGGGGAGTACTGACGACGTTGGTTGGTTGGAGGTACATATTTTACATTAACGTTCCAATAGGGATAGCAGCTGTCATCTTAGGCGTCAGATACGTTAGGGACGTTCAGAGAGCTAAGGCGCAGAAGCTAGACGTGCCTGGAATGTTACTCCTCCTCTCTGGACTATCAATGATAACTTATGGGGCCTCAGACGTAGCTGGAAGGGGGATAAACGCGTTTAACGGCCCCCTCATTGGTGCAGGAGTTATCATGATTGCTTCCATGTTGATTTACGAGAGGAGAGCGGAAAATCCCATAATCGACCTCAAGGCGTTTCAGAACAGGGTCTTATCGTTCTCCATCCTGGCCTCTTTCTTTCAAAGCATGGGCTACCTCTCCGTAGTGTTCGTGATCATAATGTACCTACAAGGGATAAGGGGCCTGAGCCCTCTAAACGCCTCCCTACTGCTAGTTCCTGGTTACGTTGTGGCTAGCTCCCTAGGTCCCTTCGCCGGTAGGCTCTCCGATAAGATAGGAGCTAGGATCCCTGCCTCCATCGGGATATCAATGATGATGGGAGCAATTTTAGTTTACTTAACCTTAACTCTCTCATCGCCTTTATACGTCATTATAATAGCTTCAGTGATAGGAGGTCTAGGATCCGCCATGTTTTACCCGGCTAACAACAGTGCAGTTATGGCTAACGCTAGGAGAGGATTTTACGGTGGAGCTAACGGACTACTGAGGACTTTAGCTAACCTCGGTACGCTATTCAGTTACGTACTGGCCTTAACAGTGGCCTCCCTTTCTATACCTCGTTACGTGGCCTTTGAAGTGTTCTTAGGCACTATTGACCTAGTTGGTGGGGTCGCAGGGTCTTTCTTAACTGGAATCAAGGAGGCGTTAGTCGTTGCGTTTTTCATCTTGGTCATAGCTTTGGTTCTCTCAGCCTCAAGGGGTAAGGAGACAAGGATGGAAAGGAACGAAGCTAAAACTTCTAACCTAAAAGCTTAG